TGTTCCAGAAGGCACCAAAAGGCTTGGGCTCATGGGCGCGCTGCGTATCGCGCTCGGCAATATGGATGCCCTTGACGCCGACCTTGTCCATCAGGCGGGCCCAGCTCTCGCGATCCGTGCGGGCGGGTTCCTCGTGGTCGACGTCAAGGTCTCTGGCAAGGTCAAGCACGGCCTGCTTGACGAACCACGAGACCATGCCTGGATTGGCGCCACAGCAAGAAACAGCGGTCGGACCGCCGGGATGTTTCTTCTTCTCGGCAAGCAATGTCTGGCGAAGAGCGTAATTGGTTCGGTCGGCGTTATCGAGATCGTTGGCATAGTAGAAGCCCGGCCAAGGCTCGATAACCGTATCGATATAGAGCGCACCGACTTTGCGGCACAGGCGCAGAATATCGACCGACGATGTATCGACTGAAAGATTGACGCAGAAGCCCTGTCCGCCGCCTTCGGTCAGAAGCGGCTTGAGCAGCGTCTTGTAATTTTCCTTGGTGACGGCTTCCTGGATGAAGCGGATGCCACGCTCGTCGAGCAGTTTCTTGTTGGCATCGCTGGGATCGATAACGATCAGGCGGGATTTATCGTATTTGAAGTGGCGTTCGATGAGGGGCAGGGTACCCCGTCCGATGGACCCGAAACCAATCATCACGATCGGACCGGTAATTTCTCCATGTACAGGCCATTGAGCCTTCGCCATTTTTTTGTTGCTCCTAATTTTGATCTCCATCAATGAGGGCAGCGGCTAAAATGCCGCCTCAAAGAAACCATAGAGCATAGACGTGACAAAGAGCAAACAACCCCTTGCTCTTTTAGAGTGAATTTTCATTGTACTGTTAATTATAGCGGCGCTTATAGGCGTTTCAACGCGTCGATAAGCCGGTCGCGGATTGTCATAATACCTTTGTAGTGCAGTTGCGCAGGATTTAGCGCTTCGAGCTGGCGCGCAAAAGCTTCCGCTAAATTACGGCATTCGGGATGTTTCTTCAGGGCACTTATAGGATCGAGATAAATGCGGATAGTGAAAAGAATATCGCCGGAGATAGGCAGTTTGCGCAGGGTCTGCCGCTCGACACGAACATAGCTTTGCGCTGCGATATCCTCGTCGGTGTAGCGGGCGCCCTTCTGATGGCTCGCTAGTGGATGATAGAGATTGCCGTCGGGCTGCAGCGACCAATTCATGCGCTGGACCGAGCGATCCGGGCGCAGATTGTCGAACATGCGGGTGATCAGCCCGGCATTGCGGGTGCCTGCACCGAAGTCCGGTACGGGGGCGTGAATATCATCCATGGAGCGGCCGAATTTCTCCAGAAGAGTCCAGGAGGACGGAAACGATAACGAGGCGGCGGCGAGATGCCAGCCGCGCCTCTCGTCCTTGCGCATCAACACGAGGTCTTCCTGAACAAGGCTGGCCGCGCGATGCAAATAGGGGATATCGGTATCGCCGAGCGATACGGGTTTGTCCCATCCCGCAATTTTGACGGTCTCGCCGTCGCTGGAATAGATTTCAGGATAGTGCTCGACGAGGTGGGTGCTGAGAAGTTGCAGTACTTCTTCTTGGGCACCCTCGGTGCCCGGTGCTTCCACAAAAATCCTGTCGCCGTAGAGCCCGAAAAGCCGCTCCTTCTCGGCGAGATAGGCGAGAAGGTTGTTGTCGATCTCGATCCAGTCTTTCAGGTCGAGCTGCTGCAACCCTATGGTGAAGGGTTGCGCCGAGCCCTCATAGGGCGTGTGCACGGGGGCAGAGGTCGTCATTATACGGCGTCCATCGCCTCCAGCTCGTCGATGATCCCCTCGATAACCGAAAGGCCCTTTTGCCAGAAGGCGGGGTCCGTCGCGTCAAGGCCGAAGGGCGCAAGCAATTCGGAATGGTGCTTGGTGCCGCCAGCCCTCAACATGTCGAAATATTTCTCCTGAAATCCAGCTTCGGCGTTTTGATAGACCGCATAGAGCGAGTTCACCAGGCAGTCGCCGAAGGCGTAGGCATAGACATAGAAGGGCGAGTGGATGAAGTGGGGAATATAGGTCCAGAAGGTTTCGTAGCCCGCACCGAAATGCACCGCCGGCCCGAGACTTTCCTTCTGCACATCCAGCCAGATCTCGCCGATACGGTCGGAGGTGAGTTCACCGTTGTTACGCTCGGCGTGAACCCGGCGCTCGAACTGGTAAAATGCGATCTGCCGCACGACCGTATTGATCATGTCTTCGGCCTTTTGCGCCAGCATGGCCTTGCGCTCGCGCTTGTCGCGGGTCTTTTCGAGGAGCGAGCGGAAGGTCAGCATTTCGCCGAAGACGGAAGCAGTTTCGGCGAGGGTCAGCGGCGTCGAGGCCATGAGGGCGCCCTGATCGCCGGCAAGCACCTGATGCACGCCGTGGCCAAGTTCGTGCGCGAGGGTCATCACATCGCGCGGCTTGCCCATGTAGTTCAGCAGCACATAGGGGTGAACCGAGGGAACAGTCGGATGGGCGAAGGCGCCGGGCGATTTGCCGGGACGCGTCGGCGCATCGATCCAGTTTTTGTCGAAGAAAGCTTTGGCGATTTCGGCCATTTCCGGCGCAAAGCCATGATACGCGGAAAGCACGGTTTCGCGCGCGTCCGTCCATGGAATGATCGCCTGCGGCGTTTCGGGCAGAGGGGCATTGCGGTCCCAATTGTTCAGGTACTCAAGGCCAAGCCATTTCGCCTTGAGCGCATAATATCGATGCGACAGGCGCGGATAAGCGGCCTGCACGGCTTCGGAAAGGGCGTCAACCACCTCGCGCTCGACGCGATTGGCCAGGTGGCGGCTGTCGGCGATGTCCTCAAAGCCACGCCAGCGATCGGAGATTTCCTTGTCCTTGGCCAGCGTATTGGTGATGAGTGTGAAAACTCGGAGGTTTTCCTTGAAGGTTTTGGCCAGTGCTTCAAAACCGGCTTTGCGCAGGGATGCATCTGCATCCTGTAAGAGGTTCAAGGTCGGTTCGAGCGGCAGTTCCTCGCCATTCACTTCAAAGCGCAGCGCCGTCATGGTTTCGTCGAACAGGCGGTTCCAGGCGCCGCGCCCGGTGATCGACTTTTCGTGGAAAAGCTGCTCGATCTTGTCATCGAGCTGGTAGGGCTTGTCCTTGCGCAGGTCTACCAGCCAAGGGCGATAGTGGCCGATAGCCGGATTTCCGGCCATGGCTTTTTCGATGATTGCGTCATCGATGCGGTTGAGTTCGAGGCTGTAAAAGATCAGATGCGTG
This is a stretch of genomic DNA from Phyllobacterium zundukense. It encodes these proteins:
- a CDS encoding heme-dependent oxidative N-demethylase family protein — translated: MTTSAPVHTPYEGSAQPFTIGLQQLDLKDWIEIDNNLLAYLAEKERLFGLYGDRIFVEAPGTEGAQEEVLQLLSTHLVEHYPEIYSSDGETVKIAGWDKPVSLGDTDIPYLHRAASLVQEDLVLMRKDERRGWHLAAASLSFPSSWTLLEKFGRSMDDIHAPVPDFGAGTRNAGLITRMFDNLRPDRSVQRMNWSLQPDGNLYHPLASHQKGARYTDEDIAAQSYVRVERQTLRKLPISGDILFTIRIYLDPISALKKHPECRNLAEAFARQLEALNPAQLHYKGIMTIRDRLIDALKRL
- a CDS encoding M3 family oligoendopeptidase, with the translated sequence MRSKINKYSLDTVVAAPSKSGSATAVKTDQVALGLLPEWNLADLYPSTESSELKADLKRADELAVEFEKRWKGNLAAEAAKPEGGEFARSIREFEALEELIGKIVSFAGLIYAGDTSDPKRAKLYGDIQQKMTDASTHLIFYSLELNRIDDAIIEKAMAGNPAIGHYRPWLVDLRKDKPYQLDDKIEQLFHEKSITGRGAWNRLFDETMTALRFEVNGEELPLEPTLNLLQDADASLRKAGFEALAKTFKENLRVFTLITNTLAKDKEISDRWRGFEDIADSRHLANRVEREVVDALSEAVQAAYPRLSHRYYALKAKWLGLEYLNNWDRNAPLPETPQAIIPWTDARETVLSAYHGFAPEMAEIAKAFFDKNWIDAPTRPGKSPGAFAHPTVPSVHPYVLLNYMGKPRDVMTLAHELGHGVHQVLAGDQGALMASTPLTLAETASVFGEMLTFRSLLEKTRDKRERKAMLAQKAEDMINTVVRQIAFYQFERRVHAERNNGELTSDRIGEIWLDVQKESLGPAVHFGAGYETFWTYIPHFIHSPFYVYAYAFGDCLVNSLYAVYQNAEAGFQEKYFDMLRAGGTKHHSELLAPFGLDATDPAFWQKGLSVIEGIIDELEAMDAV